A genomic segment from Bradyrhizobium diazoefficiens USDA 110 encodes:
- a CDS encoding septal ring lytic transglycosylase RlpA family protein → MKRMVVTGIVLLSLSSVAEAHRLSGSATYYGGSDRLCGRRTASGGVLNCAAMTAAHRTLPFGTVLMVQSGGRSVQVTVTDRGPFTGAFLDLSPAAASALGCRCTHRNVTATIVQMGSGGTLVAGRDRQRPVAAAAMPGFFQPTEDVMRPLGAFGSSMAMAPAPRYHRRH, encoded by the coding sequence ATGAAACGCATGGTCGTGACCGGAATCGTCCTCCTCTCGCTCTCTTCCGTGGCCGAGGCGCATCGTCTCTCCGGGAGCGCGACCTACTACGGTGGGAGTGACCGCCTGTGCGGTCGCCGAACGGCCTCCGGGGGCGTACTCAACTGTGCTGCAATGACGGCCGCCCACCGGACGCTGCCCTTCGGCACGGTCCTGATGGTTCAGAGCGGCGGCCGGTCGGTCCAAGTCACGGTGACCGATCGCGGTCCATTCACCGGCGCGTTCCTTGATCTATCGCCTGCGGCCGCGAGTGCGCTCGGCTGCCGCTGCACCCATCGCAACGTGACCGCGACGATTGTGCAAATGGGATCCGGTGGGACATTGGTTGCGGGCCGAGATCGTCAACGCCCCGTCGCTGCGGCGGCCATGCCAGGGTTCTTCCAGCCGACGGAGGACGTCATGCGTCCGTTGGGAGCGTTCGGATCCTCAATGGCGATGGCTCCTGCGCCCCGCTATCACCGTCGCCACTAG
- a CDS encoding DUF3147 family protein has product MMPIRFSPSSLKEGRWYEYLIRFALGGTATVFAGLVSSRYGASIGGLFLALPAIFCASATLIEKHEIRRKREAGLAGERRGRTAAAVDSAGAALGALGMLAFAMVFSLTAETSIAAAFIGASLAWLVISMVAWYVRRKTRSVRRGRTEQKGGGSAIGRSR; this is encoded by the coding sequence ATGATGCCGATCCGCTTTTCGCCGTCATCTCTCAAGGAAGGCCGCTGGTACGAATACCTGATCCGATTCGCGCTCGGCGGCACCGCGACAGTCTTCGCCGGCCTCGTCAGCAGTCGCTATGGAGCCTCTATCGGCGGGCTTTTCCTCGCCCTTCCGGCGATCTTCTGCGCCAGCGCCACGCTGATCGAGAAGCATGAAATCCGCCGGAAGCGGGAGGCGGGCCTCGCCGGCGAGCGCCGCGGGCGAACGGCGGCCGCGGTCGACTCCGCTGGCGCCGCGCTCGGCGCGCTCGGCATGCTGGCCTTTGCGATGGTCTTTTCGTTGACGGCGGAAACCAGCATCGCAGCCGCCTTCATAGGTGCATCGCTTGCTTGGCTGGTCATCTCGATGGTGGCCTGGTACGTGCGGCGCAAGACGCGATCAGTGCGGAGAGGGCGGACGGAACAAAAAGGCGGCGGCTCCGCGATTGGGCGAAGCCGCTGA
- a CDS encoding phosphatase PAP2 family protein — protein sequence MFKIARVSASRLRGPSFPVTVRPTRADVVAARFIARNTAPAPEMVARALTWGADEKVLLVLAAAGWLASRGRGEPLRRAGNHALLVTVAASLLPHGLKLLFDQTRPDRRTVIGHLHGVPFSGKSEDAFPSGHALHMGALASAAGAMPAGPRRAIRAIAVGISLTRLVVLAHWASDVVAGFALGAALERFLRLCTGYPLDASTENDHADP from the coding sequence ATGTTCAAAATTGCTAGAGTTTCAGCAAGTCGCCTTAGAGGGCCAAGCTTTCCGGTCACTGTCCGGCCGACCAGAGCGGATGTCGTGGCCGCACGCTTCATCGCCCGTAACACTGCGCCGGCTCCAGAGATGGTAGCCCGCGCCCTGACTTGGGGCGCCGACGAGAAGGTCCTTCTGGTCCTCGCGGCGGCTGGTTGGCTTGCGTCGCGGGGGCGAGGCGAGCCGCTGCGGCGCGCCGGCAACCATGCTCTGCTGGTCACGGTCGCGGCGTCGCTGCTGCCCCATGGTTTGAAGCTTCTGTTCGACCAGACCCGACCGGACCGCAGGACAGTGATCGGACACCTCCACGGCGTCCCATTTTCCGGGAAAAGTGAGGACGCCTTTCCCTCCGGCCACGCACTGCACATGGGAGCCTTGGCATCGGCGGCCGGTGCGATGCCGGCCGGCCCCCGTCGGGCGATCCGCGCCATTGCGGTCGGCATCTCGCTGACGCGCTTAGTCGTCCTGGCGCACTGGGCGAGCGATGTCGTCGCAGGTTTCGCATTGGGAGCGGCTCTTGAACGGTTCCTGCGGCTGTGCACCGGCTACCCGCTCGATGCATCAACGGAGAACGATCATGCCGACCCTTGA
- a CDS encoding winged helix-turn-helix domain-containing tetratricopeptide repeat protein: MRYLFDNCALDTDRRELRRGAELVAVSPQVFDLLEYLIRNREHVISKDELIEAIWKGRIVSETALTTRLNAARSAIGDTGEGQRLIRTLPRKGFRFVGSVQEATRLEGEAIGDAPVQGPIPDLPFPEKASVAVLPFTNLSSDPEQDYFADGMAEDIITALSRFKALFIIARNSSFTYKGRLVDVKQIGRELGVRYVLEGSVRSALGRMRIAGQLIDAATGAHLWADRFEGDVGNIFDLQDRVTESVVGAIAPTVEKAEIERAKRKPTESLNAYTVYLRGLAKFYQIDTNRRAIDDALQLFNSATELDPDFAAAYGRAASCYAYGKGIGWFSGAKEEIVQATLLARRAAELGKDDAIALSGSGWTFAYVVGDFEQGAALIDRALFLNVNLAEAWHFSGWIKNWLCEPDPALKCFAHAMRLNPLDSRMAGMRTGTAYAHFLLGRYEEAASWAAMALQYNPEFPAGLRVAAASNAMAGRLEQARKAMARLRQLRPALRISSIRALVPHRRADDLARFEEGLRKAGLPE, translated from the coding sequence TTGCGTTATCTCTTCGACAACTGCGCTTTGGATACTGACCGCCGCGAGTTGCGTCGCGGCGCCGAACTGGTCGCCGTGTCGCCGCAGGTCTTCGACTTACTTGAATACCTGATCCGCAACCGGGAGCATGTGATCAGCAAGGACGAGTTGATCGAGGCCATATGGAAGGGGCGAATTGTCTCTGAGACTGCGCTCACGACTCGACTGAATGCCGCTCGAAGCGCCATCGGCGACACGGGCGAAGGGCAGCGCCTCATCAGGACCCTTCCTCGCAAAGGCTTCCGTTTCGTCGGATCAGTGCAGGAAGCGACGAGGCTCGAGGGCGAGGCAATCGGCGATGCTCCCGTGCAGGGGCCGATACCGGATCTTCCGTTCCCTGAGAAGGCCTCCGTGGCCGTCCTCCCATTTACCAATCTTAGCTCCGATCCGGAACAGGACTACTTCGCTGATGGAATGGCCGAAGACATCATTACAGCGCTGTCTCGGTTCAAAGCCCTGTTCATCATCGCGCGCAACTCGAGCTTCACTTACAAGGGGCGCCTCGTCGATGTGAAGCAAATCGGGCGCGAACTTGGGGTGCGCTACGTACTGGAAGGCAGCGTCCGAAGCGCTTTAGGCCGCATGCGCATCGCAGGCCAGCTCATAGATGCCGCCACCGGAGCACATCTTTGGGCCGACCGATTCGAAGGCGATGTGGGAAACATCTTTGATCTGCAAGACCGGGTAACTGAGAGCGTGGTAGGAGCGATCGCACCGACGGTTGAAAAAGCAGAGATTGAGCGCGCCAAGCGTAAGCCAACAGAAAGTCTCAATGCCTATACGGTCTATTTGCGCGGATTGGCCAAATTTTATCAGATAGATACCAACCGGCGGGCGATCGATGACGCATTGCAGCTATTCAACAGCGCGACTGAACTCGATCCCGATTTTGCGGCCGCGTACGGCCGTGCTGCCTCTTGCTACGCGTATGGAAAGGGGATCGGTTGGTTTTCAGGCGCCAAGGAAGAGATTGTGCAAGCAACATTACTCGCTCGACGGGCCGCCGAGTTGGGCAAAGATGATGCAATCGCACTCAGCGGCAGCGGGTGGACTTTCGCCTACGTCGTTGGTGATTTCGAACAAGGTGCCGCCTTGATCGACCGCGCACTTTTTCTCAATGTCAATTTGGCAGAGGCTTGGCACTTTAGTGGTTGGATTAAAAACTGGCTCTGCGAGCCGGACCCGGCACTTAAATGCTTTGCGCACGCCATGCGTCTGAACCCATTGGATTCGCGGATGGCAGGCATGCGAACTGGGACCGCATATGCGCATTTCCTGCTGGGCCGCTATGAAGAGGCAGCATCTTGGGCGGCAATGGCATTGCAATACAACCCAGAATTCCCCGCCGGACTACGCGTGGCCGCCGCGAGCAACGCGATGGCTGGCCGACTCGAACAGGCGCGCAAGGCCATGGCGCGTCTCCGGCAACTCCGACCCGCGCTCCGAATATCCAGCATACGGGCCCTGGTGCCTCATCGGCGTGCTGATGACCTTGCGCGATTTGAAGAAGGGTTGAGGAAAGCCGGATTGCCAGAGTAA
- a CDS encoding IS110-like element ISBj4 family transposase: MSQTPSTAIAVIGIDIGKNSFHVVGHDTRGTVVLRQKWSRGQVEARLANMPPCLIGMEACVGAHHLSRKLASLGHDARLMPAKYVRPYSKGPKNDFNDAEAIAEAVQRPTMKFVATKTAEQLDLQALHRVRERLVSQRTGIINQIRAFMLERGIAVRQGIGFLRTELPTILATRTDALSPRMLCVIEELAGDWRRLDQRIDRLSGEIEALARQDQACSRLMTVPGIGPIISSAMVAAIGTGDVFSKGRDFGAWLGLVPRQISTGDRTILGKISRRGNRYLRVLFVQAAWVVLVRIKNWERYGLRSWIEAAKKRLHHNVLAIALANKLARIAWAVLAKGRAFELTRTNDAGVRPA, from the coding sequence ATGTCCCAGACACCCAGTACCGCGATCGCCGTGATCGGCATCGATATCGGCAAAAACTCGTTCCACGTCGTGGGCCACGATACGCGCGGCACCGTCGTGCTGCGGCAAAAGTGGTCGCGTGGCCAGGTCGAGGCGCGGCTCGCCAATATGCCGCCTTGCCTGATCGGCATGGAAGCCTGCGTCGGCGCACATCATTTGAGCCGCAAACTCGCATCGTTAGGTCACGATGCCAGGTTGATGCCAGCCAAATATGTCCGCCCTTATAGCAAAGGACCGAAGAACGACTTCAATGACGCCGAAGCGATTGCCGAAGCCGTGCAGCGCCCGACGATGAAGTTCGTGGCGACCAAGACCGCGGAGCAACTGGATCTGCAGGCGCTGCATCGGGTGCGCGAGCGGCTGGTGTCGCAACGCACCGGCATCATCAACCAGATTCGCGCCTTCATGCTGGAACGCGGGATCGCGGTGCGCCAGGGTATCGGCTTCCTGCGCACAGAACTGCCCACCATCCTTGCGACGCGCACCGATGCCCTGTCGCCACGCATGTTGTGTGTCATCGAGGAGTTGGCAGGCGACTGGCGTCGGCTGGATCAGCGCATCGATAGGCTCTCCGGCGAGATCGAAGCACTGGCCCGTCAAGATCAGGCATGTTCGCGCCTGATGACGGTGCCTGGCATCGGGCCGATCATTTCGAGCGCCATGGTGGCCGCGATCGGCACTGGAGACGTCTTCTCCAAAGGCCGTGACTTCGGCGCCTGGCTCGGGCTGGTGCCCAGGCAGATCTCGACGGGAGACCGCACGATCCTCGGCAAAATCTCACGGCGCGGCAATCGCTACCTCCGCGTTCTGTTCGTCCAGGCGGCATGGGTGGTGCTGGTCAGGATCAAGAACTGGGAACGTTACGGACTCAGATCCTGGATCGAAGCCGCCAAGAAGCGATTGCACCACAACGTGCTGGCGATCGCACTCGCCAACAAGCTTGCCCGCATCGCCTGGGCGGTGCTGGCTAAAGGACGCGCCTTCGAGCTGACAAGGACCAACGATGCAGGCGTCCGACCCGCTTGA
- a CDS encoding DUF1127 domain-containing protein, with protein MSTMTVLGQPAALTRKVTGFIERARNAIQKQRQREKVRAALYGLNSRDLHDIGIAHSDIEYVASHPEIDPRRA; from the coding sequence ATGAGCACGATGACAGTATTGGGACAGCCTGCCGCGCTGACCCGGAAAGTCACAGGTTTCATCGAGCGAGCCAGGAATGCGATTCAGAAACAGCGCCAACGCGAGAAGGTGCGGGCCGCCTTGTACGGCCTGAACAGCCGCGACCTGCACGATATCGGCATTGCCCATAGCGACATCGAGTATGTGGCCTCGCACCCGGAAATCGACCCGCGACGTGCCTGA
- a CDS encoding DUF3147 family protein: MTEYIVRFLVGGAVVSAFAMLGDLLRPKSFAGLFAAAPSVALATLGIAVHQHGAHYATLQAQAMLAGSIALAVYSVVVCQILVRARLRALPATLLSLVVWLIVAFGVLTLAGGQT; this comes from the coding sequence ATGACCGAATACATCGTCCGCTTTCTCGTTGGGGGCGCCGTTGTATCAGCTTTCGCGATGCTGGGAGATCTTCTACGTCCTAAGAGCTTCGCCGGTCTCTTCGCGGCCGCACCCTCGGTCGCGCTCGCAACGCTCGGGATTGCGGTACACCAGCACGGGGCGCACTATGCGACCCTGCAAGCTCAGGCGATGCTCGCGGGGTCGATCGCGCTCGCCGTCTACAGCGTCGTCGTTTGTCAAATCCTCGTTCGCGCCCGACTGCGAGCGTTGCCCGCCACTTTGCTATCTCTCGTCGTCTGGCTGATCGTAGCCTTCGGCGTGCTGACCCTTGCCGGGGGACAGACATGA
- a CDS encoding ABC transporter substrate-binding protein: MPRVIRLAPVHIPVQVEGTRNALRELGYVEGRNIRLEFLNAAGNVDALPAVAQEMVRDGGVDAIIAISTPAALAAYKATQTIPIVALTAVDPVGSGLADSLAHPGRNVTGVTMFSEETTVKRVELMREVFPRAVRLGTVTTRLTSGAQSLSPVLETGRALGFRVEHVDIDEPVDIAKALSPKILAGFDVLVFVPDVVLDAHMADIIKMIGLSKTPAIFASPDWVTNGGLMSFGPDFSNANHHLILQLDRVLKGAKASDLPFERPTKFDLRINLRTAKTLGIELPPAVVARADTVIE; this comes from the coding sequence ATGCCACGTGTAATCCGTCTCGCCCCGGTCCATATTCCGGTGCAGGTGGAGGGAACGCGCAATGCTCTGAGAGAGCTTGGTTACGTCGAGGGGCGCAATATTCGTCTTGAGTTTTTGAACGCCGCGGGGAACGTAGATGCGCTCCCGGCAGTTGCGCAGGAAATGGTGCGGGATGGTGGCGTAGATGCTATCATCGCGATCAGCACGCCAGCTGCGCTTGCCGCCTACAAGGCAACTCAAACAATTCCGATTGTCGCTCTGACGGCTGTCGATCCGGTTGGGTCTGGATTGGCGGACAGCCTTGCCCATCCCGGTCGCAACGTAACCGGGGTCACGATGTTTTCCGAGGAAACCACAGTCAAGCGCGTCGAGTTGATGCGGGAGGTTTTCCCGCGCGCGGTCCGCCTCGGGACGGTAACAACAAGATTAACCAGTGGCGCACAGAGCCTGTCGCCCGTTTTGGAGACAGGCCGCGCGCTTGGCTTTAGGGTTGAACACGTCGACATCGACGAGCCCGTCGATATCGCGAAGGCCCTAAGCCCCAAAATCCTCGCCGGCTTTGACGTTCTGGTGTTCGTCCCCGATGTCGTCCTCGATGCTCACATGGCCGATATCATCAAGATGATCGGTCTAAGCAAAACGCCCGCGATTTTTGCTTCCCCTGATTGGGTCACCAATGGCGGCTTAATGTCGTTCGGGCCAGATTTTTCCAACGCTAACCATCATCTAATCTTGCAACTCGATCGCGTTCTAAAAGGCGCAAAGGCGAGCGACTTGCCTTTCGAACGCCCTACCAAATTCGATCTTAGGATCAATCTCCGTACCGCTAAGACATTGGGCATCGAACTGCCTCCGGCGGTCGTCGCCCGCGCCGACACGGTGATCGAGTAG
- a CDS encoding cupin, with amino-acid sequence MPTLESLKRYAERATGLRRPGKRKAMDFAQARNPHTVRFKDDGLIPNHPRWPLVIYRRAVNLDERYDPAAEIEDLFEANGWGDTWRNTIYDYVHYHSRIHEVLGIARGKGRVRFGGKKKGRIFTLKADDVAVLPAGTGHQCLGADDDFLVIGAYPPAGTYDECTTVEDRPRALKSIPKVPPPRKDPVYGAGGPLGRLWKTTK; translated from the coding sequence ATGCCGACCCTTGAGTCTCTAAAGCGGTATGCGGAACGCGCCACCGGTTTGCGGCGCCCCGGTAAGCGGAAAGCTATGGACTTCGCGCAAGCGCGAAACCCGCACACTGTCCGCTTCAAGGATGACGGTCTCATCCCCAATCATCCGCGATGGCCCCTAGTCATTTATCGCCGGGCAGTCAATCTCGATGAACGCTACGACCCCGCGGCGGAGATCGAAGACCTGTTCGAGGCGAACGGATGGGGCGATACTTGGCGCAACACCATCTACGACTACGTTCATTACCACTCCCGGATCCATGAGGTGCTCGGCATCGCGCGCGGCAAGGGGCGCGTTCGATTTGGCGGAAAAAAGAAGGGTAGAATATTCACGTTGAAGGCCGACGATGTCGCCGTCCTGCCCGCCGGCACAGGGCACCAGTGCCTGGGGGCAGACGATGACTTCCTCGTCATCGGAGCCTACCCGCCGGCGGGGACTTACGACGAATGCACGACGGTGGAGGACCGTCCACGCGCCCTGAAGAGCATTCCGAAGGTGCCGCCGCCGCGCAAGGATCCGGTCTACGGGGCCGGCGGGCCGCTCGGGAGACTCTGGAAGACGACAAAATGA
- a CDS encoding FAD-dependent oxidoreductase: protein MNVLDEDTKSLWMETFIPAASRFSGQARADVGVIGAGIAGLSVAYELAARGRSVIVLDRGRIGSGMTARTTAHLATALDDDYKELIRVRGEDCARLYYQSVAAAIDRAQAIQSAEGIDCDFRRVGGYWVSAPETLPSHLDEEFESCRKLGIPVELCSDPTPIHHGGFARSLRFPRQARFHPTKYLAGLAKALHRRGARLYGDTCVETIEHGRGEIVLRTSGGEVRVTDVVVATNSPVSLRVAIHTKQAPYRTYVIAAKVPAGSLLDALYWDTLDPYHYVRLQPSSADEDIVIVGGEDHKSGEADDGQARFSALEQWTRARLPMIGKITHRWSGQVLEPTDFTGFVGRSPDEEHVFLVSGDSGQGMTNGLVAGLLIADLITIGGNNWEAVYLPERKVFKNITTFISENITPLKNFAEYLSADALASVERLRLGEGRLVRSGLKKIAACRDRDGKLHLLSASCTHLGCVVHWNSLEQCWDCPCHGSQFAPDGTALNGPAVSPLAPVESSPSAQAAE, encoded by the coding sequence ATGAACGTGCTGGATGAAGATACCAAGTCGCTTTGGATGGAGACGTTCATCCCGGCGGCTTCGCGCTTTTCGGGGCAGGCACGTGCCGACGTCGGCGTGATCGGCGCCGGCATCGCCGGTCTGTCGGTGGCCTATGAACTGGCCGCGCGCGGGCGCTCGGTCATCGTGCTCGACCGCGGCAGAATTGGCAGCGGAATGACGGCGCGCACCACCGCCCATTTGGCAACGGCCCTGGACGACGACTACAAGGAATTGATCAGGGTTCGGGGTGAGGATTGCGCCCGGTTGTACTACCAGAGCGTCGCCGCCGCGATCGACCGCGCGCAGGCGATCCAGTCTGCCGAGGGCATTGACTGCGATTTCCGCCGCGTCGGTGGCTATTGGGTGTCGGCGCCGGAGACGTTGCCATCGCATCTGGATGAGGAATTCGAAAGCTGCAGGAAGCTGGGAATCCCCGTCGAGCTTTGCAGTGATCCGACACCAATCCATCACGGCGGTTTTGCGCGCTCGCTTCGTTTTCCCCGACAAGCGCGCTTTCATCCGACCAAATACCTTGCCGGATTGGCGAAAGCGCTGCATCGGCGCGGCGCCAGGCTTTACGGTGACACCTGCGTCGAGACGATCGAGCACGGCCGCGGAGAAATCGTTCTGAGGACGTCAGGCGGCGAGGTGCGGGTCACGGACGTCGTCGTTGCGACGAACTCGCCCGTCAGTCTGCGCGTCGCGATCCATACCAAACAGGCGCCCTATCGCACCTATGTGATTGCGGCCAAAGTCCCGGCGGGCTCGCTGCTGGATGCGCTGTATTGGGACACGCTCGATCCCTATCACTATGTCCGCCTGCAGCCGAGCTCGGCGGATGAGGACATCGTGATCGTCGGTGGTGAAGACCACAAGTCCGGCGAAGCCGACGATGGTCAGGCGCGCTTTTCCGCGCTCGAACAATGGACGCGCGCGCGGTTGCCGATGATCGGCAAGATCACCCATCGCTGGTCGGGCCAAGTGCTCGAACCCACGGACTTCACCGGCTTCGTCGGACGCAGCCCGGACGAAGAGCATGTGTTCCTCGTCAGCGGCGATTCCGGGCAAGGCATGACGAACGGCCTGGTGGCAGGTCTCTTGATTGCGGACCTGATTACAATCGGCGGCAATAACTGGGAGGCCGTCTATTTACCCGAGCGCAAGGTCTTCAAGAATATCACGACGTTCATCAGCGAGAACATCACGCCACTCAAGAACTTTGCCGAATATCTCAGCGCCGATGCACTCGCCTCGGTGGAGCGGCTCCGCCTGGGAGAGGGCCGGCTCGTTCGCAGCGGATTGAAGAAGATTGCCGCCTGCCGCGACCGCGATGGCAAATTGCACCTTTTGTCGGCGAGCTGCACCCATCTTGGTTGTGTCGTGCATTGGAATTCGCTGGAGCAGTGTTGGGATTGCCCCTGCCACGGTTCTCAATTCGCGCCGGACGGTACCGCGCTCAATGGGCCCGCCGTATCTCCGCTCGCGCCGGTGGAAAGTTCACCGAGTGCCCAGGCAGCGGAATAG